One Patagioenas fasciata isolate bPatFas1 unplaced genomic scaffold, bPatFas1.hap1 Unplaced_250, whole genome shotgun sequence genomic region harbors:
- the LOC139826812 gene encoding type-1 angiotensin II receptor → MVPNYSIEETIKRIHVDCPVSGRHSYIYVMVPTVYSIIFIIGIFGNSLVVLVIYCYMKLKTVASIFLLNLALADLCFLITLPLWAAYTAMEYQWPFGNCLCKLASAGISFNLYASVFLLTCLSIDRYLAIVHPVKSRIRRTTFVARMTCIAIWLLAGVASLPVIIHRNIFFAENLNMTICGLRYDNNNTTLRVGLGLSKNLLGFLIPFLIILTSYTLIWKTLKKAYQIQKNKPRNDDIFKMIVAIVFFFFFSWIPHQVFTFLDVLIQLHVITDCKINDIVDTAMPFTICIAYFNNCLNPFFYVFFGKNFKKYFLQLIKYIPPNVSAHPSLTTKMSSLSYRPPENIRLATKKTAGSFDAE, encoded by the coding sequence ATGGTCCCAAATTACTCTATTGAAGAAACAATTAAAAGAATCCATGTGGACTGTCCTGTTTCAGGCAGGCACAGTTACATCTACGTTATGGTTCCAACTGTTTACAGCATCATCTTTATCATAGGCATATTCGGGAACAGCCTGGTTGTTCTTGTCATTTACTGCTACATGAAATTAAAAACAGTAGCCAGCATCTTTCTTCTAAACCTGGCACTGGCTGACTTGTGTTTTTTAATAACTctgccgctctgggcagcctacaCAGCCATGGAGTACCAGTGGCCTTTCGGCAACTGCTTGTGCAAGCTGGCGTCGGCAGGGATAAGCTTCAACCTGTACGCCAGCGTGTTCCTCCTCACGTGCCTCAGCATCGACCGGTACCTGGCCATCGTGCATCCCGTCAAGTCCCGCATTCGACGCACCACGTTTGTTGCCAGAATGACTTGCATTGCCATCTGGCTCCTTGCCGGTGTCGCCAGTTTGCCCGTCATCATTCACCGTAATATATTCTTTGCTGAGAACCTGAACATGACAATCTGCGGATTGCGGTATGACAACAATAACACAACGCTCCGGGTCGGGTTAGGCTTATCCAAAAATTTGCTGggctttttaattccttttctgaTCATATTAACAAGCTACACCTTAATTTGGAAGACCCTGAAGAAGGCATATCAAattcaaaaaaataaacccagaaatGATGATATTTTTAAGATGATTGTGGCaatagtatttttcttcttcttttcctggaTTCCTCATCAAGTGTTCACTTTCCTGGATGTATTAATTCAACTACATGTAATAACAGACTGCAAAATCAATGATATTGTGGATACGGCTATGCCCTTCACCATTTGCATCGCTTACTTTAACAACTGTTTGAATccctttttttatgttttttttggaaaaaactttaaaaagtacTTTCTTCAGCTAATAAAATACATTCCACCAAATGTCAGTGCACATCCAAGCCTAACAACAAAAATGAGCTCTCTCTCATATCGGCCACCAGAAAATATACGCTTGGCCACTAAAAAGACTGCTGGGTCTTTCGATGCAGAGTGA